CAACGGCTCCTCCTTTACCAAAAACACCAACGATTTGATGATTTGTTCCGGCGCAACCCCCAAGGCTCGCGCCGCATCGGGCACGGTGGGGGTGTGTTGGTTCATGGGCAAAATGGTGGCCTGGATTTGGTGGGCATCAATGAAATGTTGTAAGTTAGTGTTGGTTAAAGGTGGGGATGGCATTGGCAACTCCTAATGATAAATGGTTAATAGATTTTTAGGGTTCGATATAATTCAGTTGTATGGCGGGCAATGTTATTCCATTCAAACAAACCACCCAACACTTTCACCCCCTGCGATAACTTCTGCCGCAAAACATGGTCTTGCGCCAGAGGACTGATTATTCCGGCCAAAGCACGCGCATTGCGGGGTTGAACCAGGAGCATATTTTCGCCCGGCTTGATTTCAGGAACGAGCGAAGCATCGGTGGGGAAAGTGCTGACCACGGGGCAGCCGTGCCGCAGGGCCGCAATGAGCGTGGTGCGACGAAAAGAAACGCCATCCCGGTAAGGCATCACCACCACGTCGGCGGCCAGCAGATTGGCCGAAACTTCGGGCAGGCCCACGTAACCGGTACGGTAGATAAAACCGGCCAGGCAATGGCGGTCAATCAGGGTCTGCACTTTTTGGGCATAAGCCGCATTGGTTGGATCGGCGTGACCCATCTCACCGCCGATGAGCAGGAGCCGGGCGTCAATTCCCTGCTGCCGCAATAAGGCCAAAGCTTCAATGAGTTCCTCGCCGCCTTTACTTTGGTTAAGAAAACCAAAATAGGCCAGCAGCAGGGTTTCCGCCGTGATCTGGTACTTTTTGCGCCAGGCTGGGCGATCAAAATCGGCCGGAGGTTGGGGTTCCACGTTGCTGCCCAAGGGGATGTGGGCCAGGCGGGGCGCAGAGGAAGATGGCTCGATGTTCAGGGCCGTTTGCAGGGTGTACAAATCCTGGCGATTGGTACAGATGACGGCGTGGCTGTGGCGGGCCAGAGCCAACATAGAACGCCACCGGAAGGAACCGGCTTTGGGAAAAATATAAGGCACGCGCAAATCGTGAAACGTGGTTACAATCCGGGTTTTGAGGTTGCGTTTTTGGAAATACCAGGGCAGCCAGTTGACCCAGCCGCCCAGGTCAAAGGCGGCGGCTTGGTATTGGATATGCAAGACATCAGGCTGATGCTTTTTTAAAAAGTGAACGACACCCGGCCAGCAACGCCAGCCCCAGTTGGGAAGAACCGGGTGGATGTGGGCAGGGAAGGGGAGGCAGGAGATATTGACCTCATGGGCGGCATCTTGCCAATAACGGCCAATTAAGATGGAAGACTCCACGCCCAACGGAATCAGGTGTTCGGCCAAGCAAGCCGTATGGTCGGCGATGCCGCCTTGCATAGGGGGATATTCGCCGGTGAGAAACGTTACTTTCATTTTGGATTTACGATTGACGATTGACGGTTCACAATTCGCGCAAAATTTGCCCATAAGCCTTCATCCGCTCGCGGCGCAGGTCGCGCCGATGGCCGATGAGCCACTTGAGGGTCTCCTCAGTCCATTGAATGGCAAACGTGGCCCACAGAAAAAAATACAGCGTGGTTGCCCAGCCCCGCCCAAAATATTTGCGGGCATAGCGCAGTTTGCTGCGTTGAAACCGCAGGGTCCGGGCAGCCATCACCTGCTGGCTGGATTGGCCCTCGTAATGGGTAACTTTGGCCTCCGGCAGATAATGAATTTCCCAACCGGCTTCCGCCGCCCGCCGGCACCAGTCGGTTTCTTCAAAATACATAAAAAACTCTTGGTCAATGGGACCCACTTGCTGCCAGGCCTCCCGCCGGATCAGCAATGCCGCGCCGACCAGCCAATCCACTGTTTGCGTTTGATCGGGCGGGATGTCGGCCAGATGATAACGTTGGGCGTAACGATTTTGCGGAAACCACTGCCCCAGCAGCGTGCTTTCCCAAAACAGGCTGCCCAGGGTGGGGAAACGGCGACGAGAGGATTGGGTTGAGCCATCCGGCCAAAGCAGTTGCGGGCCTGATGCGCCAACCTGGGGCCGGGCATCCATATAGTTCACCATCCGGGTCAATGTATCGGATTGAACAACGGTGTCAGGATTAAGGATAAAAACATAACGGCCGGCTGCCGCCGTTACGCCGGTGTTATTGCCGCAAGCATAGCCCAAGTTGTCATCGCTGGCAATGAGGCGGATTTGGGGAAATTCTTCTCGCGCCATTTGGGGGCTGCCGTCGGTAGAGGCGTTGTCCACCACAATGATTT
This Anaerolineae bacterium DNA region includes the following protein-coding sequences:
- a CDS encoding glycosyltransferase family 4 protein, which gives rise to MKVTFLTGEYPPMQGGIADHTACLAEHLIPLGVESSILIGRYWQDAAHEVNISCLPFPAHIHPVLPNWGWRCWPGVVHFLKKHQPDVLHIQYQAAAFDLGGWVNWLPWYFQKRNLKTRIVTTFHDLRVPYIFPKAGSFRWRSMLALARHSHAVICTNRQDLYTLQTALNIEPSSSAPRLAHIPLGSNVEPQPPADFDRPAWRKKYQITAETLLLAYFGFLNQSKGGEELIEALALLRQQGIDARLLLIGGEMGHADPTNAAYAQKVQTLIDRHCLAGFIYRTGYVGLPEVSANLLAADVVVMPYRDGVSFRRTTLIAALRHGCPVVSTFPTDASLVPEIKPGENMLLVQPRNARALAGIISPLAQDHVLRQKLSQGVKVLGGLFEWNNIARHTTELYRTLKIY
- a CDS encoding glycosyltransferase family 2 protein encodes the protein MVARYHLMDLSIVIVNWNVKNLLRHCLQSLDTACQSSPDLTTEIIVVDNASTDGSPQMAREEFPQIRLIASDDNLGYACGNNTGVTAAAGRYVFILNPDTVVQSDTLTRMVNYMDARPQVGASGPQLLWPDGSTQSSRRRFPTLGSLFWESTLLGQWFPQNRYAQRYHLADIPPDQTQTVDWLVGAALLIRREAWQQVGPIDQEFFMYFEETDWCRRAAEAGWEIHYLPEAKVTHYEGQSSQQVMAARTLRFQRSKLRYARKYFGRGWATTLYFFLWATFAIQWTEETLKWLIGHRRDLRRERMKAYGQILREL